A DNA window from Hydractinia symbiolongicarpus strain clone_291-10 chromosome 6, HSymV2.1, whole genome shotgun sequence contains the following coding sequences:
- the LOC130647447 gene encoding uncharacterized protein LOC130647447 — MVCVAIYGRFLRRNGQYSCQLLFGRTRSVPKDFTQPRAELYAAVINTHTGETVRRALKKWHQSSIKFTDSQIVLHWIENEEKPLKQYVRNRVVEIRRFTKKSQWFYVNTTNMIADIGTRKGATIKDISESSTWINGFDWMRGDQSQFPVLSARDLCLNDSEIKEISKETQTFYVTRREDQRFSERYSFSKYLIDPNRKNFHTIVRILAYVIKFCDAIKNKCSSTINFVKSIHLTEAEIHLAESYFFKKATQEILHFVEPRKYEPISTLKDGILIYNGRILSRNNATIVGRFTEAMLDLTASTFCVPLVDKNSPLAFSIIYDVHWNSKSSKHAGIETTIREVLKKAYVIDCRPLVKMIKKSCIKCRLINKKQIQAIMGPIPTSSMTIAPAFYNTQLDLSGPHQSFSPSHKRTTVKIWLVVYCCCSTSAVMINVMDDYSSTAFIQSFTRFSTRYGFPKKVFCDEGSQLVKGSKTMKLNFTDIKTQMFRERSVEFETCPVGGHNVNGKVERKIKEINQSLEKTVTNQRFSILQWETLASIIANTINNLPLAVGNVVEVENMDLITPNRLILGRNNNRSPAGNLIVSDNPSKLLKTNSKIYDAWFENWLLSHVPKLMQQTKWFSQDRNLQVGDVVLFTKVDSAISKTYTYGMVKSVEISNDGNVIILFYFLCSSEIIAVIFYCQPFLFLKVLKNKKSIIKTISKDIINHCPLMTVVGDETCKKRKTLM; from the exons ATGGTTTGTGTCGCCATCTACGGAAGATTTCTCAGACGTAATGGGCAATACTCCTGTCAACTCCTCTTTGGCCGAACAAGATCTGTGCCAAAAGATTTCACCCAACCAAGGGCAGAATTGTATGCTGCAGTTATCAATACTCATACAGGAGAAACCGTAAGACGCGCTTTGAAAAAATGGCATCAGTCATCAATAAAGTTCACTGACagccaaatcgttttacattggaTTGAAAATGAAGAGAAGCCTCTTAAGCAGTATGTACGAAACCGAGTTGTAGAGATTAGAAGATTCACAAAGAAAAGTCAATGGTTTTATGTAAACACCACCAACATGATTGCAGATATCGGTACCAGGAAAGGGGCAACCATCAAGGACATATCTGAATCATCAACGTGGATCAATGGATTTGACTGGATGCGGGGAGATCAATCTCAATTCCCTGTCCTGAGCGCTAGAGACCTATGTTTAAATGATTCGGAAATCAAGGAAATCAGCAAGGAGACTCAAACTTTCTACGTCACCAGGAGGGAAGATCAAAGATTTTCAGAGCGATACTCATTTTCAAAATACCTGATTGACCCAAATCGCAAGAACTTCCACACTATTGTTCGAATACTTGCTTACGTCATTAAATTCTGTGATGCAATCAAAAACAAGTGCTCATCAACCATTAACTTTGTCAAGTCAATACATCTCACTGAAGCAGAAATTCACCTAGCAGAATCGTATTTCTTCAAGAAGGCAACTCAGGAGATTCTGCATTTCGTCGAACCACGTAAATACGAACCCATCTCAACACTAAAGGATGGAATTTTGATTTACAATGGTCGTATTCTGTCAAGAAACAATGCAACAATTGTTGGAAGATTCACTGAAGCCATGTTGGACTTGACTGCATCAACATTTTGTGTTCCATTGGTTGACAAAAATTCGCCTCTTGCATTCAGCATCATCTATGATGTTCACTGGAACAGCAAATCAAGCAAACATGCTGGGATTGAGACAACCATTAGGGAGGTCTTAAAGAAAGCCTATGTCATTGATTGTCGTCCATTAGTGAAGATGATCAAGAAGTCGTGCATCAAATGTCGCCTGATCAACAAGAAACAAATTCAAGCCATTATGGGCCCGATTCCTACATCAAGCATGACCATTGCACCTGCGTTCTATAACACTCAATTGGATTTGAGTGGTCCTCATCAGTCATTCTCACCATCTCACAAGAGGACCACAGTCAAGATCTGGCTTGTTGTGTACTGTTGCTGTTCAACTTCAGCTGTGATGATCAACGTAATGGATGATTACTCATCGACAGCATTCATACAATCCTTCACCCGCTTTTCTACCAGATATGGCTTTCCGAAGAAAGTGTTCTGCGATGAAGGTTCTCAACTCGTTAAAGGATCAAAGACCATGAAGCTGAATTTCACAGATATAAAAACACAAATGTTTCGAGAACGAAGCGTGGAGTTCGAGACATGCCCTGTCGGTGGCCACAACGTTAATGGAAAAGTGGAGAGGAAGATAAAGGAAATCAATCAATCCTTAGAAAAAACAGTCACCAACCAGAGGTTTTCCATCCTACAGTGGGAGACACTGGCATCTATTATAGCAAACACAATCAACAACCTTCCGCTTGCTGTTGGCAACGTTGTCGAAGTCGAGAACATGGATCTCATCACCCCTAACAGGCTCATTCTTGGACGAAATAACAATAGAAGCCCTGCTGGAAATCTAATTGTTTCTGACAATCCATCCAAGCTCCTGAAGACCAACTCAAAAATTTACGACGCATGGTTCGAAAATTGGTTGCTAAGCCACGTTCCAAAACTGATGCAACAAACCAAATGGTTTTCACAAGATAGAAATCTTCAAGTCGGTGATGTTGTGTTATTCACAAAGGTTGATTCAGCCATTTCAAAAACCTACACCTACGGAATGGTAAAGTCGGTCGAGATTAGTAATGATGGTAAC gtcattattttattttatttcttatgctCATCTGAGATAATTGCtgtaattttttat tgtcagccatttttatttcttaa agtattaaaaaataaaaaatctattaTTAAG ACGATCT CCAAAGATATTATCAATCATTGCCCATTAATGACAGTTGTAGGTGACGAAAC GtgtaaaaagagaaaaacattAATGTGa